From the Pirellulales bacterium genome, the window TGGCCACGATCTCGGACGAGGGACAGGCCCAGTCCCAATACGACAACGGAAAGAGCGCCAGAAACAGTGCGCACGCCGCGGCCGCCGCCGGAGCGCGCCGAAACGCCCAGACGTACATAGCGGCCGTCGCCGCAACGCAGCAACCGCAGAAAAACGCAATTCCGCGGTAAGAGCGCGGGACGAACAACTGCGGCAACGCGTAGGCCCACACCAGCACGGGCGGTTTGTCGGGCCAGACCTCGGTATACAACCGCTGGCCGGCCAATACCTGCCGAGCGGCCTGGGCGTAATAGAACGGATCGGGATTGCGGATATCGCCCGTCGCGTGCAGAAAGAGCGAGGGTGTGAGGCCGAACAACGTGAGGATCGCTGTCCCCCAGGCGACCTTCCGGATCGCGACGCTCGGCATGACGCTCGCTGACGATTCGCCCACGGCCGCGGCGTCATCGGGACGGGAATGACGTTGCGCCATGATCGAGGAAGACTCTTGGTTCCGGCTTTGCGAAGAGGGACGAGGCGGCCCATTACGGGCGGCTACCGGCGGCGGTATGCTAGGGGCGTTTTCCTTCCCCGCGCATTTCCCTGCCGAGAGCGAACGTTCATCATGCCCAAGCCCAAAGTATTTGTCACCCGCATCATTCCTGACGCCGGGTTGGATAAAGTCCGCGAGTTCTGCGACGCCGACGTGTGGAGCGAGCCGTTGCCTCCCTCGGCCGACGAACTGAAGAAGCGCATCGCCAGCTGCGAAGGATTGCTGTCCCTCTTGACCGAGCGCATCGACGGCCCACTGCTCGACGCGGCCCCGCGGCTGAAGGTGGTAAGCAATTACGCCGTCGGCTTCAACAATATCGATGTGCCGGCCGCCACCGAGCGCGGAATCGCGGTCGGCAACACGCCCGGCGTATTGACCGATGCCACGGCCGACATGGCCTTTGCGCTTTTGATTTCGGCGGCGCGGCGGATCGTCGAATCGCAGAAGTACGCCGAGCGCGGCCAGTGGAAAACCTGGGAGCCCAAAGGGCACATCGGCCAGGACCTCGCGGGCCGTACGATTGGCATCGTCGGCCTGGGTCGCATTGGCCTGGCCATGGCCAGACGCTGCCACGGCGGCTGGGGCATGAAGGTCCTTTACCACGACGTGTACGCGAATGACGCCGCGGAAAAAGAGCTAAACGCCCGGCGCGTCGATCTCGACACGCTGCTGGCCGAGTCGGACTTCATTTCGGTTCATACCGATCTGAACGACACGACGCGCGGCATGTTCAATGCCGCGGCATTCAAGAAGATGAAGCCGACGGCGGTGTTCGTGAACACGGCACGCGGGCCGCTGGTGGTCGAGGCCGACCTGGCCGACGCGCTTCGCAAGGGAGTGATCTTCGCGGCCGGCCTCGACGTGACCGATCCCGAGCCGCCGCGTGCGGACAATCCGCTCTTGAAGTTGCCCAACTGCGTCGTGGCACCGCACATCGCCAGTGCCACCGTGTCGAGCCGCAACGCCATGGCCGAGATCGCGGCCGATAACCTGATCGCCGGAGTGACAGGCAAGCCGCTACGGGCCTGGGTCAATCCGGAAGTGGCGGAGAGGCGGAGATAAGCGCACGCACCACGGAGACATGGAGGCACGGAGGGAATGGCAAGGCCAACAAGCGCGGAGCGATGAGTGCTAAGTGATGAGTTGAAAGAATACGGTCCCTCTTGCGGCAGGTCGCCAGCAGCCTACTCGTCTGCCTTTCTCCGTGCCTCCGTGTCTCCGTGGTAAGTCCCTCCAACGCATCCAAAAATCTTGATGTTACGGGTGCTCCTGGTATGCTCAAGGGGCGTGGCCTGCCAGGCCATCCTGCCGAGAGCGTTATGCGTCCCCTGATCGGCGGCCGTTGTGGCCGCCGAGGTGTGAGACAACCAGGGAGTCGCCCCTGCCGATGCTGCGAAGGTTTTCGCCCCTCAGTACAGTTGTTCCCGCGCTTGTGGGCGCGCTGGCGGTTCTCTGCGCGCAGGCCGTGGCCGACGAACCTTATGGGCGCTTTCAATTCGACGAGTCGGATCGGGAGCACTGGTCGTTCGTGCTGCCTAAGCGCCCGGCGGTGCCGGCCGTCAAGAACAGCGCCTGGGTGAAGAATCCGATCGATGCCTTCGTGCTCGTGCGGCTCGAAGACGAAAAAATCGAGCCGAATCCGCCCGCCGATCGGCTGACCCTTTTGCGGCGCGTTTATCTCGACCTGATTGGCCTGCTGCCGACGCCCGCCGAACAGGACGCCTTTCTTGCCGACGACTCGCCCGAGGCGTTGTCGCGCGTGGTCGATGACCTGCTGGCCCGGCCCGAGTACGGCGAGCGGTGGGGGCGGCACTGGCTCGACGTGGTTCGCTATGCCGAGTCGAACGGCTATGAGCGCGACGGCGCAAAACCGAGTGCCTGGCGTTATCGCGATTACGTGATCGAGGCGTTCAATGCGGACAAGCCGTTCGATCGCTTCCTGACCGAGCAATTGGCCGGCGACGAGTTGGCCGACGCCAACGCGGAAACCTGCATCGCGACGACGTTCTTGCGCCTCGGGCCGTGGGATGACGAGCCGGCCGACGCGGTCGTCGATCGCTACGATCAGCTCGACGACGTGCTGGGCACGACGGTGTCCACGTTCATGGCGTTGTCGCTGCGCTGCGCCCGGTGTCACGACCATAAGTTCGAACAGTTCACGCAGCGCGATTACACGCGGATGCTGGCGATCTTCGAACCGCTCAAGCGGCCGCAGGAGGGACGCACCGACCTGGACCGCATGGTGGGCACCGCGGCCGAGCTGACGGCGTACCAGGCGGCGACCAAGGCGATCGACGAGCAAATGGCATCGCTCGGCGGCGAGCGCGACCGCGCCGAATGGGCGCTGAGCAAGCGCCTGGCGTCGGCCGGCATGCTGCGAACGCCCGAGATGCACGCCGTGGCCGCGACTTCGCGTGAGCAGCCGCAGGCGTGGCGCTACACCGAAGAAAAACCGCCCGAGGGGTGGGAGCAATCGAACTTCGATGCACGAACCTGGAAAGAAGGGCCCGGCGGCTTTGGCGACGAAGGGACGCCCGGCGCCGTGGTGCGCACGCCGTGGAAATCGAACGACATTTGGCTGCGGCGCGAGTTCGAAATCACGGCCGAGGCGCTCGCTTCGCTCGATCGCGCGCGGCTGCGATTCCTCGTGCATCACGATGACGCCTGCGAGGTCTATATCAACGGCGTCCTGGCGGCGATGGTGGCGGGCTTTACCGTCGATTACAAAACGCAGCCGATTTACGGCGACGGCGTGGCCGCGCTCGTGCCTGGCAAAAACGTGCTGGCGGTCCATTGTTCGCAGACCACGGGCGGCCAGTACATCGATGTCGGTTTGGTCGCCGTCGAAGCTTTGCCCACGGCCACCGGCGGGGCGGACATCGATGCTCTCGTGCTGCCGGCCGACGCGGCCGAGGCGTTTCTCGTCGACCCCGCCGCGCGCAATGCCAAGCAGCACGAGATGGTCAAAAAATTCCGCCCGAAGTTGAAGCAATTGCTCGAGCGGTGCGGCGATGACCGCGAGAAGCAATCCTTCGAAGAGTTGGAGCGCCGGCTGGGCGAGGCCGACAAGGCGCGGCCGACCGCGCTGCCCAGCGCGTACATCTGGTTCGAAGAATCCAACCAGGCCGGCCCGTCGCATGTGTGGCGGCGCGGTAATCCGCGCGACTCGATCGAAGAGGTCGGCGCCGGCTTTCCGGCGATCCTCGTCGACAGTCCGCCACCGCCGGCGACGCCCACGGCGAAGAGCACGGGCCGGCGCGCGCAACTGGCGGCGTGGCTGGCGAGCGCCGACCATCCGCTGACCTCGCGCGTGCTGGTGAACCGCCTCTGGCAGCATCATTTCGGCGATGGGATCGTGGGCTCGGAGAACGATTTCGGCGTGATGGGCGAAATGCCCACGCATCCGGAGCTGTTGGATTGGCTCGCCTCGGAGCTGGTTGCCGGCGGCTGGCGACTGAAACCTCTGCACCGGCTGATCGTGCTGTCGAACACGTATCAGATGTCGTCGGCCACTCGGCCCGAGATCGCCGCTCGCGATCCGGCCGACGATCTCTTGTGGCGTTATCCGCCACGGCGGCTCGAGGCCGAGGCGGTGCGCGATTGCGTGCTCGCTACGGCCGGCACGCTCAATCGCGACCGCGGCGGACCGAGCGTTTATCCCATGATCTCGCCCGAGGTGATGGCCACGCAATCGAAGCCGGGCAATGGATGGGGCAAATCGAAGGCGTCCGAGGCGGCGCGGCGCAGCGTGTACGTGTTCGTCAAACGCACGCTCTTGGTGCCCGAGCTGGAAGTGCTCGACTTCCCCGATACGAATGGTTCGTGCGAGCAGCGTGTGGTCTCG encodes:
- a CDS encoding D-glycerate dehydrogenase, with translation MPKPKVFVTRIIPDAGLDKVREFCDADVWSEPLPPSADELKKRIASCEGLLSLLTERIDGPLLDAAPRLKVVSNYAVGFNNIDVPAATERGIAVGNTPGVLTDATADMAFALLISAARRIVESQKYAERGQWKTWEPKGHIGQDLAGRTIGIVGLGRIGLAMARRCHGGWGMKVLYHDVYANDAAEKELNARRVDLDTLLAESDFISVHTDLNDTTRGMFNAAAFKKMKPTAVFVNTARGPLVVEADLADALRKGVIFAAGLDVTDPEPPRADNPLLKLPNCVVAPHIASATVSSRNAMAEIAADNLIAGVTGKPLRAWVNPEVAERRR
- a CDS encoding DUF1549 and DUF1553 domain-containing protein yields the protein MLRRFSPLSTVVPALVGALAVLCAQAVADEPYGRFQFDESDREHWSFVLPKRPAVPAVKNSAWVKNPIDAFVLVRLEDEKIEPNPPADRLTLLRRVYLDLIGLLPTPAEQDAFLADDSPEALSRVVDDLLARPEYGERWGRHWLDVVRYAESNGYERDGAKPSAWRYRDYVIEAFNADKPFDRFLTEQLAGDELADANAETCIATTFLRLGPWDDEPADAVVDRYDQLDDVLGTTVSTFMALSLRCARCHDHKFEQFTQRDYTRMLAIFEPLKRPQEGRTDLDRMVGTAAELTAYQAATKAIDEQMASLGGERDRAEWALSKRLASAGMLRTPEMHAVAATSREQPQAWRYTEEKPPEGWEQSNFDARTWKEGPGGFGDEGTPGAVVRTPWKSNDIWLRREFEITAEALASLDRARLRFLVHHDDACEVYINGVLAAMVAGFTVDYKTQPIYGDGVAALVPGKNVLAVHCSQTTGGQYIDVGLVAVEALPTATGGADIDALVLPADAAEAFLVDPAARNAKQHEMVKKFRPKLKQLLERCGDDREKQSFEELERRLGEADKARPTALPSAYIWFEESNQAGPSHVWRRGNPRDSIEEVGAGFPAILVDSPPPPATPTAKSTGRRAQLAAWLASADHPLTSRVLVNRLWQHHFGDGIVGSENDFGVMGEMPTHPELLDWLASELVAGGWRLKPLHRLIVLSNTYQMSSATRPEIAARDPADDLLWRYPPRRLEAEAVRDCVLATAGTLNRDRGGPSVYPMISPEVMATQSKPGNGWGKSKASEAARRSVYVFVKRTLLVPELEVLDFPDTNGSCEQRVVSTVAPQALTWFNGAFIREQAQALAARLAREAGDDDRARVDLAYRLAMARPASDAERDAVLGFLARQTRRIAAENQQAKEPVDARQRALTDFCLVLLNGNEFVYVR